In Acidiphilium acidophilum, one genomic interval encodes:
- a CDS encoding COX15/CtaA family protein, whose protein sequence is MASQSAAGVTASTRRAERATSTTNRKMVATWLFISFALIVEMFGIGAYVQNDNAGLSIMAWQPVSGIIPPLTHAAWERMFALYKTIPQYKLLNHGMDLQGFKAIFWPEWIHRLWGRLLGFDFGVPLVYFWWTGRLEKRLRPWLALLFVLGGVQGLIGWWMVESGFHPGLTEVSVWRLSLHYCFATMLAIAVFTTALVVLKPDAERLSPEAAAKYKVARGFAIASIVFICIAIFAGTFLSGTHAYTIDNTFPLMQGQWFPPDYAALHPFWRNFFESKAATQWDHRLIATIAAVVVLAAVVVAIRADLPPRARDAFLVMGGLLIVQYILGVTTLVSKILDIGVAHQMNAVLLLAAAVWAYFELRGRRVV, encoded by the coding sequence ATGGCATCGCAATCCGCCGCCGGGGTGACCGCCAGCACCCGGCGCGCCGAACGGGCAACTTCAACCACCAATCGCAAGATGGTGGCAACCTGGCTGTTCATCAGTTTCGCGCTGATCGTGGAGATGTTCGGCATCGGTGCCTACGTCCAGAACGACAATGCCGGGCTCTCGATCATGGCATGGCAACCGGTGTCGGGCATCATCCCGCCGCTCACCCACGCGGCATGGGAGCGCATGTTCGCCCTCTATAAAACCATCCCGCAATACAAACTGCTCAACCACGGCATGGACCTGCAGGGGTTCAAGGCGATTTTCTGGCCGGAGTGGATCCACCGGCTGTGGGGCCGGCTTCTCGGCTTCGATTTCGGGGTGCCGCTGGTCTATTTCTGGTGGACCGGGCGGCTGGAAAAACGCCTGCGGCCGTGGCTCGCTCTGTTGTTCGTGCTTGGCGGCGTGCAGGGGCTGATCGGGTGGTGGATGGTCGAATCCGGGTTCCATCCCGGCTTGACCGAAGTTTCAGTTTGGCGGCTCTCGCTGCATTACTGCTTCGCGACGATGCTGGCGATCGCGGTCTTCACCACCGCGCTGGTGGTGCTCAAGCCGGATGCCGAACGGCTGTCCCCCGAAGCGGCCGCGAAATACAAAGTGGCACGCGGGTTCGCGATCGCCTCGATCGTGTTCATCTGCATCGCGATTTTCGCCGGCACGTTCCTCTCGGGCACCCATGCCTACACGATCGACAACACGTTTCCGCTGATGCAGGGCCAGTGGTTTCCGCCCGATTACGCGGCCCTCCACCCGTTCTGGCGCAATTTTTTCGAAAGCAAGGCCGCGACCCAGTGGGATCACCGGCTGATCGCGACCATCGCGGCGGTCGTCGTGCTGGCGGCGGTCGTGGTCGCGATCCGGGCGGATCTGCCACCGCGGGCGCGGGATGCGTTTCTGGTAATGGGCGGATTGCTGATCGTGCAGTATATTCTCGGGGTGACGACACTGGTTTCAAAAATCCTGGATATCGGGGTGGCGCATCAGATGAACGCCGTGCTGCTGCTGGCCGCCGCCGTCTGGGCCTATTTCGAATTGCGGGGACGCCGCGTGGTATGA